The following coding sequences lie in one Arachis ipaensis cultivar K30076 chromosome B05, Araip1.1, whole genome shotgun sequence genomic window:
- the LOC107644675 gene encoding uncharacterized protein LOC107644675 has protein sequence MVCLACLLPLFLVPIVNILPLLFDFIMGKIYRLFGWEYRKPERAPAACPYKPAAKRDTAKVEADTEPAQVEPIKPASVDVKQD, from the exons ATG GTTTGCTTGGCTTGTTTGTTGCCCCTGTTCCTCGTTCCCATCGTCAACATCCTCCCTCTCCTCTTCGATTTTATCATG gggAAAATCTATAGGCTTTTTGGTTGGGAGTATAGGAAACCAGAGAGGGCTCCTGCAGCATGTCCATACAAGCCTGCAGCCAAGAGGGATACTGCTAAA GTTGAGGCCGATACTGAACCAGCTCAAGTAGAACCTATTAAACCTGCAAGTGTAGATGTCAAGCAGGATTAA